In the Candidatus Eremiobacterota bacterium genome, one interval contains:
- a CDS encoding nucleotidyltransferase domain-containing protein, with translation MRYSSAVPYAMDFVSFVLEHLEPERIEAIRAVILFGSGARGELRKKSDIDIFFEASGELSALESEIERYAEDFYASVKYRDYWKLKGSTQHFSCHVGNADVWKSLYPALVADGIVLYGKYASSDAQGKTGVLFFWDTAPTYNKRINLFRTLYGYRARGKTYPGLLGKAGGEKLTRGCILVPLESHKIIDEFFKKLGVAAKKLFAAFY, from the coding sequence ATGAGATATAGCAGCGCAGTTCCCTATGCCATGGATTTTGTGTCCTTTGTGCTTGAGCACCTGGAGCCGGAGCGCATCGAGGCCATAAGAGCGGTGATTCTTTTCGGATCGGGCGCGAGAGGGGAGCTCAGGAAAAAGAGCGATATTGATATCTTTTTTGAGGCCTCCGGCGAGCTGTCTGCCCTGGAGAGTGAGATTGAGCGGTATGCCGAGGACTTCTATGCATCGGTAAAATACCGCGATTACTGGAAGCTCAAAGGCTCTACTCAACACTTCAGCTGCCATGTGGGAAACGCCGATGTCTGGAAAAGCCTCTACCCTGCCCTTGTGGCTGACGGCATCGTGCTCTATGGCAAGTATGCCTCTTCCGATGCGCAGGGGAAGACCGGGGTGCTTTTCTTCTGGGACACTGCGCCCACCTATAACAAGCGCATCAATCTATTCAGGACTCTTTACGGCTATAGGGCCCGTGGGAAAACCTATCCCGGCCTGCTCGGGAAGGCGGGAGGCGAGAAGCTCACCAGAGGGTGTATTCTCGTCCCCCTGGAGTCGCACAAGATCATCGACGAGTTTTTCAAGAAGCTTGGCGTGGCGGCAAAGAAGCTCTTTGCCGCTTTCTATTGA
- a CDS encoding radical SAM protein has product MKVLLVNPSLDPREYKNPVAQALFTNAMPLGICYLGAVLERERIDVVLLDAAAERLSHEEVLEFVRKHGIDVVGITSTTNGFFRAVGLARVLKEYGGASFPVMLGGPHVTDMPHHAMSFECFDYGVMGEGEETIVELLSVIAGKRAAAETEGIIYHEEDKVVFTPKRPLIQDLDTIPFPARHLLKNLDVYHSLLVDVKYLPKMSIVANRGCPFRCIFCSTASMGKKYRMPSPERYLEEIDLLKEQYGVREIFFVGSTFTASREHTDHFCDMLLSRGTNVAWTASTRVDVVDKELLVKMKKAGCWMVRLGIESGNDEVIRFIRKAITRERVREVAKMCDEIGMHAKGFFMLGHLPDTKETIDDTIAFALSLPLTEVTVQLNTPLPGTPQYDLAPLYGSFKAGEFSEFNFFEPVFVPKGLTKEYLVRKQRELYRRFYLKPGTIRKHLDKLRSPYARKSYMQALGLFIHLTLTNRASS; this is encoded by the coding sequence GTGAAGGTGCTGCTGGTGAATCCATCGCTTGACCCGCGGGAGTACAAGAATCCCGTGGCGCAGGCCCTCTTTACAAACGCGATGCCTCTGGGCATCTGCTACCTGGGGGCTGTCCTCGAGAGGGAGCGCATCGACGTGGTGCTCCTTGACGCGGCGGCGGAGCGCCTCTCCCACGAGGAGGTCCTCGAATTCGTGAGGAAGCATGGCATCGACGTCGTGGGGATCACCTCGACGACGAACGGGTTTTTCCGCGCCGTGGGGCTTGCGAGGGTCCTCAAGGAGTACGGGGGGGCGTCGTTCCCCGTGATGCTCGGGGGGCCCCATGTGACGGACATGCCGCACCACGCGATGTCCTTCGAGTGCTTTGACTACGGCGTGATGGGCGAGGGCGAGGAGACTATCGTGGAGCTGCTTTCGGTCATCGCCGGGAAGCGTGCCGCCGCCGAGACGGAGGGGATTATTTATCATGAAGAGGATAAGGTGGTTTTCACACCCAAGCGCCCCCTGATTCAGGATCTTGATACGATACCATTTCCCGCGCGGCACCTGCTGAAGAACCTGGACGTGTACCATTCGCTGCTGGTGGATGTGAAGTATCTCCCCAAGATGAGCATCGTGGCCAACAGGGGGTGCCCTTTCCGGTGCATTTTCTGCAGCACTGCATCGATGGGGAAGAAGTACCGGATGCCGAGCCCCGAGCGCTACCTCGAGGAGATTGATCTCCTCAAGGAGCAGTATGGCGTGCGGGAGATATTTTTCGTGGGGAGCACCTTCACGGCGAGCCGCGAGCACACGGACCACTTCTGCGACATGCTGCTTTCGAGGGGGACCAATGTGGCCTGGACGGCGTCCACGCGCGTGGACGTCGTGGATAAAGAGCTTCTCGTGAAGATGAAGAAGGCAGGGTGCTGGATGGTGCGCCTCGGCATCGAGAGCGGCAACGACGAGGTGATCCGGTTTATAAGGAAGGCGATCACAAGGGAGCGCGTCCGCGAGGTGGCAAAGATGTGCGACGAGATAGGGATGCACGCGAAGGGGTTTTTCATGCTGGGCCATCTCCCCGATACCAAGGAGACTATTGACGATACGATTGCGTTCGCCCTCTCCCTTCCCCTCACGGAGGTGACGGTGCAGCTCAACACGCCTCTCCCCGGCACGCCGCAGTATGACCTGGCGCCTCTTTATGGGAGCTTCAAGGCCGGGGAGTTCTCGGAGTTTAATTTTTTTGAGCCGGTCTTCGTGCCGAAGGGCCTCACGAAGGAGTATCTCGTGAGGAAGCAGCGCGAGCTTTACCGGCGCTTTTACCTGAAGCCGGGGACCATAAGGAAGCACCTGGACAAGCTCAGGAGCCCTTACGCGAGGAAGAGCTACATGCAGGCCCTGGGGCTTTTCATCCATCTCACGCTCACGAACAGGGCCTCTTCGTGA
- a CDS encoding cyclic nucleotide-binding domain-containing protein — translation MKKSGPSPTPKPQKKGRAETPTTSPVGVAHLALEEKISLLKETDIFCGFSERELKELCALIEMKHYPRGFTLFEEGSAGGEMFIVITGSVAISTDSPSFGRVIHVELKKNNFFGEMSLLDDRPRSARAVMLKEGLLISINKQNFRRLIKKFPQFSINLMSTLCERLRKANGLLSQLGEHLART, via the coding sequence ATGAAAAAGTCAGGTCCCTCGCCCACCCCAAAGCCCCAGAAGAAAGGACGTGCTGAAACCCCCACCACTTCCCCGGTGGGAGTAGCCCATCTCGCCCTCGAGGAGAAGATATCCCTGCTGAAAGAGACCGACATCTTCTGCGGCTTCTCAGAGCGCGAGCTGAAAGAGCTCTGCGCCCTCATCGAAATGAAGCACTATCCCCGCGGCTTCACCCTCTTCGAGGAAGGCTCCGCAGGAGGCGAGATGTTCATCGTCATCACCGGCTCCGTGGCGATCTCGACGGACTCACCGTCCTTTGGAAGAGTCATCCACGTCGAGCTCAAAAAGAACAATTTCTTCGGGGAGATGTCCCTTCTTGACGACCGGCCGCGCTCGGCGCGGGCCGTGATGCTCAAGGAAGGCCTCCTCATCAGCATCAACAAGCAGAATTTTCGCAGGCTCATCAAAAAGTTTCCGCAGTTCTCCATCAACCTGATGAGCACCCTCTGCGAGCGCCTCAGAAAGGCCAACGGGCTCCTCTCGCAGCTTGGAGAGCACCTTGCCCGGACCTGA
- a CDS encoding DUF202 domain-containing protein: MEEREHPATGIGGRIKKDLVVREQLAYERTVLANERTLLAYLRTALAFFAAGVTFLHFFPGAVMGMIGWGFVGAGLGLFITAPLRYRAVGKIMKSHCAGMARPEPGEER; encoded by the coding sequence ATGGAGGAGAGGGAACACCCGGCGACAGGCATCGGGGGCCGGATCAAAAAGGACCTGGTGGTGAGGGAGCAGCTCGCCTATGAGAGGACTGTGCTTGCCAACGAGAGGACGCTCCTCGCGTATCTGAGGACCGCCCTGGCTTTTTTTGCGGCGGGGGTCACCTTTCTCCATTTTTTTCCCGGCGCCGTCATGGGGATGATAGGGTGGGGCTTTGTCGGGGCGGGGCTCGGCCTTTTCATCACGGCCCCCCTGAGATACCGCGCGGTAGGAAAGATAATGAAGAGCCATTGCGCGGGGATGGCAAGGCCAGAGCCAGGGGAGGAGCGCTGA
- a CDS encoding fused MFS/spermidine synthase encodes MGHRAARTEREVLFLVTSCFFFSGMCGLIYQVLWTRTLSLIFGHTTFAVSTVITAFLGGLALGSALIGRWADREEVLRKAVGRGSASPALAAYGAIEVLVGVYCLFTPLLFKGVEAVYLKYAGLPFFALSMLRFGLCLVVLLFPTCLMGGTLPLLARFFIRREGEVGKGLGFLYFINTAGAVAGTVAAGFFLIPAVGTTATLMAAATVNIGIGAFVTVSGRRGIGSSGEDGVRGGVAAAPGSLDEAGGEALPGEGGEPRGAWRSWLFIGVFAAAGFASMVYEVAWTRAISLAIGSTTYAFSTMLATFLSGIALGSLIFSRLAARRAFSFRSFGWTEAAIGVASAVTIPLLGALPLLFLKVFPLVERSYALLCAADFMLCFFVMIVPTTLMGIAFPLAGKLTTRHLSSLGRSIGTIYAINTLGCIIGAFCAGFLLIPGAGIQKSLVTAVLINVVGGLAVLWAYEKRTMLRVAACIAALAAFPAAALIPPWNEAVMSSAPSVYARFYGQGKVDFNTCERQYVVFQRDGISSTVSVYKIDRQLFLRVNGKTDASTRGDMATQVLLGYLPAFYHRAPERAFVIGLGSGMTMRALLDIPSVKEVTCAEIEPAVIEAHRYFAPYVRHPLEDPRSAVVVADGRNSLMASEREYDVIVSEPSNPWIAGVANLFSKDFFEVCRRKLTADGVLCAWIHAYYMDPADFRMIVATLGSVFPHTAVWRGTRSDFLLIAGKQPLVFDYDGYAALFASSEAFRASLGGIGIKSPDALLAHFVLGGGELSEAYRAARINCDEYPFLEFSAPKSLYMETVDQNVGDLYAQKEELLPAMRGGPAQGGLSAYFYEKFNEMTADSVPGMARRVLEEGLSRMPRHVQLNLMYVNNLIAAADMRGALARAEKLAARNPQEYHYFALAGDLCRKAGDQGKALEWYRSAYEVRSDGPGAKMNYVKALLACGRAREALSVLDGGTTGAAVPGEREAREDAMELEEVAKDMEKGDWLVKARLGSGAMAPLVLTVLRVPLAGAAGLEALAPVAGEEAARRGFESAALIVRGAEVPAALLRTGRQLMHPGERRSF; translated from the coding sequence ATGGGACATCGCGCGGCGCGAACAGAGAGAGAGGTGCTGTTCCTCGTCACCTCGTGCTTTTTTTTCTCGGGGATGTGCGGCCTCATCTACCAGGTCCTCTGGACACGGACGCTCTCCCTCATCTTCGGCCACACGACCTTTGCGGTGAGCACGGTCATCACGGCTTTCCTGGGGGGGCTCGCCCTGGGGAGCGCCCTTATAGGGAGGTGGGCCGACAGGGAGGAGGTGCTGAGAAAGGCAGTGGGAAGGGGGAGCGCCTCGCCGGCGCTGGCGGCTTACGGGGCCATCGAGGTCCTGGTGGGAGTCTACTGCCTCTTCACGCCGTTGCTTTTCAAGGGCGTGGAGGCCGTTTACCTGAAGTACGCCGGCCTTCCCTTCTTTGCCCTCAGCATGCTCCGTTTTGGCCTGTGCCTCGTGGTGCTCCTCTTTCCCACGTGCCTGATGGGGGGGACTCTTCCGCTGCTCGCGCGGTTTTTCATCAGGAGAGAGGGGGAAGTGGGGAAGGGGCTGGGCTTTCTTTATTTCATCAACACGGCGGGAGCGGTGGCGGGGACGGTGGCGGCGGGGTTTTTCCTGATTCCTGCAGTGGGTACGACGGCCACGCTCATGGCGGCGGCGACGGTGAATATCGGGATCGGGGCCTTCGTGACGGTGAGCGGAAGAAGGGGTATCGGGTCTTCGGGCGAGGACGGGGTGCGTGGCGGCGTGGCGGCGGCGCCAGGGAGCCTCGATGAGGCGGGAGGGGAAGCCCTTCCCGGAGAGGGCGGGGAGCCCCGAGGTGCGTGGCGGTCGTGGCTTTTCATAGGAGTCTTCGCGGCGGCGGGGTTCGCGTCGATGGTCTATGAGGTGGCCTGGACCAGGGCCATCTCGCTTGCCATAGGGAGCACCACCTATGCCTTCTCGACGATGCTCGCCACTTTTCTCTCGGGCATCGCCCTGGGGAGCCTCATCTTCAGCAGGCTTGCCGCCCGTCGGGCCTTCAGCTTCAGATCTTTCGGGTGGACAGAGGCCGCCATCGGCGTGGCGAGCGCCGTCACCATCCCTCTCCTTGGCGCCCTCCCCCTCCTGTTTTTAAAGGTATTTCCCCTGGTGGAGCGTTCATATGCGCTTCTGTGCGCCGCCGACTTCATGCTCTGCTTTTTCGTGATGATCGTCCCCACGACCCTCATGGGGATCGCCTTTCCGCTGGCGGGGAAGCTCACGACGAGGCACCTCTCGTCGCTCGGGAGGAGCATCGGCACCATCTATGCCATCAACACCCTGGGGTGCATCATAGGGGCCTTCTGCGCCGGGTTCCTTCTTATTCCCGGGGCGGGGATACAGAAGAGCCTTGTGACGGCCGTGCTTATCAACGTCGTGGGGGGGCTCGCGGTGCTCTGGGCCTACGAGAAGAGGACGATGCTGAGGGTGGCGGCCTGCATCGCGGCGCTTGCCGCCTTTCCGGCGGCAGCGCTCATCCCCCCCTGGAACGAGGCGGTGATGAGCAGCGCCCCTTCAGTCTATGCGCGCTTCTACGGGCAGGGAAAAGTTGATTTCAACACATGCGAGAGGCAGTATGTGGTCTTTCAGCGCGACGGCATCAGCTCCACCGTGTCGGTATACAAGATTGACCGGCAGCTTTTCCTGCGCGTCAACGGGAAGACCGACGCGAGCACGAGGGGCGACATGGCGACGCAGGTGCTCCTCGGCTACCTTCCCGCCTTTTACCACCGCGCCCCGGAGCGCGCCTTCGTGATCGGCCTGGGGAGCGGCATGACCATGCGGGCCCTCCTGGACATCCCCTCGGTAAAGGAAGTGACCTGCGCCGAGATAGAGCCTGCCGTCATCGAGGCCCATCGCTATTTCGCCCCTTACGTGAGGCATCCCCTCGAGGACCCCCGGAGCGCCGTGGTGGTCGCCGACGGGAGAAACAGCCTCATGGCGTCAGAAAGAGAGTATGATGTTATCGTGTCGGAGCCTTCGAATCCATGGATTGCCGGCGTGGCGAACCTTTTTTCGAAGGACTTCTTCGAGGTGTGCCGGCGGAAGCTCACCGCCGACGGGGTGCTCTGCGCGTGGATCCACGCCTATTACATGGACCCTGCCGATTTCAGGATGATCGTCGCGACGCTCGGGTCGGTCTTTCCCCACACGGCGGTGTGGCGGGGCACCAGGAGCGATTTTCTCCTCATCGCGGGGAAGCAGCCTCTTGTCTTTGATTATGACGGCTACGCCGCCCTTTTCGCCTCGTCGGAGGCCTTCAGGGCCTCTCTCGGCGGCATCGGCATCAAGAGCCCCGATGCCCTCCTCGCCCACTTCGTGCTGGGGGGCGGGGAGCTCAGCGAGGCCTACCGGGCGGCAAGGATAAATTGCGATGAGTATCCCTTTCTTGAGTTCTCGGCGCCGAAGAGCCTTTACATGGAAACCGTGGATCAGAATGTGGGCGATCTCTATGCCCAGAAGGAAGAGCTCCTCCCTGCCATGCGGGGAGGCCCGGCCCAGGGCGGGCTCTCAGCCTATTTCTACGAGAAGTTCAACGAGATGACGGCGGACTCCGTCCCGGGGATGGCGCGGCGCGTTCTTGAGGAGGGGCTCTCGAGGATGCCCCGCCACGTGCAGCTTAATCTGATGTATGTGAATAATCTGATCGCGGCCGCCGACATGCGCGGGGCGCTTGCAAGGGCGGAGAAACTTGCCGCCCGGAATCCCCAGGAATATCACTACTTCGCGCTGGCGGGCGATCTGTGCCGGAAGGCGGGGGACCAGGGGAAAGCCCTGGAGTGGTACAGGAGCGCCTATGAGGTGAGGAGCGACGGGCCTGGCGCGAAAATGAACTATGTGAAGGCGCTGCTGGCGTGCGGCAGGGCCCGGGAGGCCCTCTCCGTGCTTGACGGGGGGACGACAGGCGCGGCCGTGCCCGGGGAGCGGGAGGCAAGGGAGGACGCTATGGAGCTTGAGGAAGTAGCGAAGGACATGGAAAAGGGGGACTGGCTTGTGAAGGCGCGGCTTGGCTCCGGGGCCATGGCGCCCCTGGTGCTCACGGTGCTCCGCGTTCCCCTCGCCGGTGCGGCAGGCCTCGAGGCTCTCGCGCCCGTCGCCGGGGAGGAGGCGGCCCGGCGAGGCTTCGAAAGCGCGGCGCTCATCGTGAGGGGCGCAGAAGTGCCTGCGGCACTTCTGAGGACGGGTCGGCAGCTGATGCACCCGGGAGAGAGAAGGAGTTTTTAG
- a CDS encoding glycosyltransferase has translation MKIVFLTPDTIVDRRIVLEARSLVARGHEAVILADLGAGRPEDPSYPGIAIKNVLAGVASGLPALKDPLKKALGSFPFLRKTLRKTYYTLFHAAQLLKRPEELRVHPYDASYCEKALIEEAHLYVACDLPMLPPAWRAAVQRGVPLVYDAHEFYTGQTILSPLEALAAGKAEKALITKARKVITVNESLASLFAERYRIEKPSVIYNCTDPPGGFDAATRYDLLREKLSLSPGAKILLFQGGFLPGRNLENLVKSAALFHGDIHLVLLGFGDYGASLKSLAERHGQGRVHFLEAVSQHELLSHSASASLGIIPYEPIDLNTRFCTPNKLFEFLQAGLPVLAERRLEELKKFIDREGTGFLADLSTAGAIASAVNDLLCRDGALTSARESCLRAAPRYTWDHEGRRFTALIEEALTSPPS, from the coding sequence ATGAAAATCGTCTTTCTCACGCCCGACACCATCGTTGACCGCCGCATCGTGCTTGAAGCCCGGAGCCTCGTGGCGCGGGGCCATGAGGCGGTCATCCTTGCCGATCTGGGCGCCGGCCGCCCGGAAGACCCGTCGTACCCCGGCATCGCCATAAAGAACGTCCTTGCCGGCGTGGCGTCGGGCCTTCCCGCCCTCAAGGACCCCCTCAAGAAGGCTCTGGGCTCCTTTCCCTTCCTCAGGAAGACCCTCCGGAAGACTTACTACACCCTCTTCCACGCGGCGCAGCTCCTGAAGCGGCCCGAGGAGCTGAGGGTCCACCCCTATGACGCCTCTTACTGCGAGAAAGCCCTTATTGAGGAGGCCCACCTGTACGTGGCATGCGATCTCCCCATGCTTCCCCCTGCCTGGCGCGCCGCAGTGCAGCGCGGCGTCCCTCTCGTGTATGACGCCCACGAGTTCTATACAGGCCAGACGATCCTCTCGCCCCTTGAGGCCCTCGCCGCCGGGAAGGCCGAGAAGGCCCTCATCACCAAGGCCCGTAAGGTTATCACCGTCAACGAGTCCCTCGCCTCTCTCTTCGCCGAGCGCTACCGGATAGAAAAACCCTCCGTCATATACAACTGCACCGACCCGCCAGGGGGCTTCGATGCCGCAACGCGCTACGACCTTCTCAGGGAAAAGCTCTCCCTCTCTCCCGGGGCAAAGATCCTTCTCTTCCAGGGGGGATTTCTCCCCGGGCGCAACCTCGAAAACCTCGTAAAAAGCGCCGCCCTTTTCCACGGGGACATCCACCTGGTGCTGCTGGGATTCGGCGACTACGGCGCGTCCCTCAAAAGCCTCGCGGAGCGCCATGGGCAGGGCAGAGTCCATTTCCTTGAGGCCGTGAGCCAGCATGAGCTTCTCTCCCATTCGGCCTCGGCGTCTCTCGGCATCATCCCCTATGAGCCCATCGATCTCAACACGCGCTTCTGCACGCCCAACAAGCTTTTCGAGTTTCTCCAGGCCGGCCTTCCCGTCCTCGCCGAGAGGCGCCTCGAGGAGCTGAAAAAATTCATCGACCGCGAGGGCACCGGCTTTCTTGCCGATCTCTCCACTGCAGGCGCCATCGCCTCTGCCGTCAACGATCTCCTCTGCCGGGACGGGGCCCTCACCTCTGCGCGGGAATCGTGCCTGAGGGCCGCACCCCGGTACACATGGGATCATGAAGGCCGGCGCTTTACCGCCCTTATCGAAGAAGCCCTCACCTCACCGCCGTCATAG